From the genome of Primulina eburnea isolate SZY01 chromosome 12, ASM2296580v1, whole genome shotgun sequence, one region includes:
- the LOC140807904 gene encoding acyl-CoA-binding domain-containing protein 1-like isoform X2 gives MADWQQYLPSVFFGVVFSFLLAKLFSVILAFRDENLRITRSIPMVSEWTPKVLDETEPLINENVKSGDDSAALAVDLSDSDDDWEGVETTELDETFSAATAFVAATAVDRAALKVSNEVQLQLYGLYKIATEGPCSAPQPSALKMTAHAKWKAWQKLGTMPPDEAMEKYIAIVTELYPSWAAGSATKKDQESSDAPNAGSRGPMGPVFSSFIYEEEPGCDLKLDAIHSFAQEGDEENLLKCIESGVPLNLKDSEGRTPLHWAVDRGHMNITMFLLNKNADVNTKDNEGQTALHYAALCDRASIAELLVKQGADIEIQDNEGNTATDLCESNWPWMQHVNS, from the exons ATGGCTGACTGGCAACAATACCTTCCGTCGGTGTTCTTTGGCGTCGTTTTCTCGTTCCTCCTTGCGAAGCTCTTCTCGGTAATATTGGCCTTTCGCGATGAAAACCTTCGAATCACTCGTTCCATTCCGATGGTGTCTGAATGGACTCCTAAGGTTCTGGATGAAACTGAGCCGTTGATCAACGAAAATGTGAAGTCTGGGGATGATAGTGCCGCACTTGCTGTTGATCTCAGTGACAGCGATGATGATTGGGAGGGAGTCGAGACTACTGAGTTGGATGAGACATTTAGCGCTGCCACGGCGTTTGTGGCGGCGACGGCAGTTGATCGTGCGGCATTGAAGGTATCCAATGAAGTACAGTTGCAGCTCTACGGGTTGTATAAGATTGCTACTGAGGGACCGTGCTCCGCTCCCCAGCCATCGGCTCTCAAAATGACTGCTCATGCGAAATG GAAAGCATGGCAAAAATTAGGTACTATGCCTCCTGATGAAGCAATGGAAAAGTACATTGCCATTGTAACTGAATTATATCCTTCTTGGGCTGCTGGTTCTGCAACA AAAAAAGATCAAGAGAGCAGTGATGCACCAAATGCAGGGTCCAGGGGACCGATGGGACCTGTTTTTAGCAGTTTTATATATGAGGAAGAACCTGGATGCGATTT AAAATTGGATGCCATACATTCCTTTGCACAAGAAGGAGATGAAGAGAATCTGCTCAAGTGTATTGAGAGTGGCGTCCCCTTGAATCTGAAAG ACAGCGAGGGTCGCACTCCTTTGCATTGGGCTGTGGATCGTGGCCATATGAATATTACAATGTTCCTCCTTAACAAGAATGCTGATGTGAATACCAAG GATAATGAGGGTCAAACAGCATTGCACTATGCCGCTCTTTGTGATAGAGCTTCCATAGCTGAGCTACTTGTGAAGCAGGGTGCTGACATAGAGATACAGGACAATGAGGGAAACACTGCTACTGATCTTTGTGAGTCGAACTGGCCTTGGATGCAGCATGTTAATAGCTAA
- the LOC140807904 gene encoding acyl-CoA-binding domain-containing protein 1-like isoform X1, producing MADWQQYLPSVFFGVVFSFLLAKLFSVILAFRDENLRITRSIPMVSEWTPKVLDETEPLINENVKSGDDSAALAVDLSDSDDDWEGVETTELDETFSAATAFVAATAVDRAALKVSNEVQLQLYGLYKIATEGPCSAPQPSALKMTAHAKWKAWQKLGTMPPDEAMEKYIAIVTELYPSWAAGSATQKKDQESSDAPNAGSRGPMGPVFSSFIYEEEPGCDLKLDAIHSFAQEGDEENLLKCIESGVPLNLKDSEGRTPLHWAVDRGHMNITMFLLNKNADVNTKDNEGQTALHYAALCDRASIAELLVKQGADIEIQDNEGNTATDLCESNWPWMQHVNS from the exons ATGGCTGACTGGCAACAATACCTTCCGTCGGTGTTCTTTGGCGTCGTTTTCTCGTTCCTCCTTGCGAAGCTCTTCTCGGTAATATTGGCCTTTCGCGATGAAAACCTTCGAATCACTCGTTCCATTCCGATGGTGTCTGAATGGACTCCTAAGGTTCTGGATGAAACTGAGCCGTTGATCAACGAAAATGTGAAGTCTGGGGATGATAGTGCCGCACTTGCTGTTGATCTCAGTGACAGCGATGATGATTGGGAGGGAGTCGAGACTACTGAGTTGGATGAGACATTTAGCGCTGCCACGGCGTTTGTGGCGGCGACGGCAGTTGATCGTGCGGCATTGAAGGTATCCAATGAAGTACAGTTGCAGCTCTACGGGTTGTATAAGATTGCTACTGAGGGACCGTGCTCCGCTCCCCAGCCATCGGCTCTCAAAATGACTGCTCATGCGAAATG GAAAGCATGGCAAAAATTAGGTACTATGCCTCCTGATGAAGCAATGGAAAAGTACATTGCCATTGTAACTGAATTATATCCTTCTTGGGCTGCTGGTTCTGCAACA CAGAAAAAAGATCAAGAGAGCAGTGATGCACCAAATGCAGGGTCCAGGGGACCGATGGGACCTGTTTTTAGCAGTTTTATATATGAGGAAGAACCTGGATGCGATTT AAAATTGGATGCCATACATTCCTTTGCACAAGAAGGAGATGAAGAGAATCTGCTCAAGTGTATTGAGAGTGGCGTCCCCTTGAATCTGAAAG ACAGCGAGGGTCGCACTCCTTTGCATTGGGCTGTGGATCGTGGCCATATGAATATTACAATGTTCCTCCTTAACAAGAATGCTGATGTGAATACCAAG GATAATGAGGGTCAAACAGCATTGCACTATGCCGCTCTTTGTGATAGAGCTTCCATAGCTGAGCTACTTGTGAAGCAGGGTGCTGACATAGAGATACAGGACAATGAGGGAAACACTGCTACTGATCTTTGTGAGTCGAACTGGCCTTGGATGCAGCATGTTAATAGCTAA